In Methylomonas sp. MK1, the genomic stretch CGTAAGGGGTGGGGCTCATGTCCTATTTAACCTCGTATGTACAATTTCTTTAGGTATACTAGCAGACGGTATCGACAATGCCTTGAAACTCCGGGGGCATTGCGCGGTCACAGCATTACTTGTAACTTTGAGAGGATAACTGATCATGCGTTTAAATACTGCAACTGCTCGTTCGGAAGCCGGCATACTGGCGACCAATAAGGTTTTAAAGAATACTTATTTATTGCTATCGATGACATTGCTGTTCAGCGCGGCTATGGCTGCTGTAGCCATGACCCTGGATTTGCCGCATCCTGGCTTGATTATTACCATAGTGGGCTATTTCGGTCTGCTGTTTTTAACCACCCGTTTCAGTAATAGTGCGCTGGGTTTGGTGTTCGTGTTTGCGTTGACCGGTTTCATGGGGATGACTCTGGGGCCGATTTTAAACATGTATGTACACGCGTTCAGCAACGGCCATGAGCTGATTTTAACCGCACTGGGCGGTACCGGCGTGATTTTCCTGGGTTTGTCAGGCTACGCGCTGACCACCCGCAAGGATTTTAGTTTTATGGCCGGCTTCCTGATGGTGGGCGTGCTGGTAGCGTTCTTCGCGGGTTTGGCGGCGATCTTGTTCTCGGTACCTGCGTTGTCGTTGGCGGTTTCCGCGATGTTCGTGTTGCTGATGTCCGGTATGATTTTGTATCAAACCAGTGAAATCATCCACGGCGGCGAAACTAACTATATTTTAGCGACCGTGTCATTGTACGTGTCCATCTACAACCTGTTCACCAGCTTGCTGCAATTGTTGGGCGTATTCGGCGGTAACGACTGATAATTCGGTCAAATACGCTATTCGCTGCGAGTGTTAAACAAGGCGGATTGATAAAGCAAGGCAATTAAAATAAAAATGCCCCGTTGGGAAACCGGCGGGGCATTTTTTTATATGGGCATTACAGCTTGTTCAGTTCTGCAATTGGCCGGTTTTCGTCTGTCATTTAACCGGGCCGCAACGATGCTCGGGCAGTTTTAGTGTTGCTCAGGGCTATACCAAGCCTCAGCCGCCATTTTGTACATTTCTTGAAAAATGACTTTCAATAATTGAAAAGCTGAAATAGCTATCAGTGCGCCGATAGTGACTCCGGCCATAGCGACAAGTGCGATTTTCATAATGCCTCCTCTTTTTATCGAATAAAGTGTGAACAGCGTCATAAAAATGCCGCTTCGGGCGCGATTTTCCTATGTTAAACGAGGATTTCAAGTGGTTTTTAAACTACATCTGTGGCCTGATTTTTCAATGTTATTCATCTTCATAGACTTAACATTCGACGTTAATGTTGTTTGCTAAAAATTTTTTTTCAAATGCTATGTCTTTGCCTGCCAGCTGCTGATTTTAGAAAAAACGTTTAAGCGGATATTGCCGGATCGGACTTATACTCTGGCGCTGCGTTTAGTAGACGTAAAAGGGACGTACTC encodes the following:
- a CDS encoding Bax inhibitor-1/YccA family protein, coding for MRLNTATARSEAGILATNKVLKNTYLLLSMTLLFSAAMAAVAMTLDLPHPGLIITIVGYFGLLFLTTRFSNSALGLVFVFALTGFMGMTLGPILNMYVHAFSNGHELILTALGGTGVIFLGLSGYALTTRKDFSFMAGFLMVGVLVAFFAGLAAILFSVPALSLAVSAMFVLLMSGMILYQTSEIIHGGETNYILATVSLYVSIYNLFTSLLQLLGVFGGND